The genomic window AGGTTCTAAAATTTCATATTTAGCAAAAATATCAAAACATCCAGTTTGTGCTATTGGTGGAGTAAAAAAAGAAGATCTTATAGAAAATATTAGATTTAATGTAGTAGGAAGTGGATTTTATGAAGATTAATATTTATTCAATAATTAAACCCTCAAAAGATGAGTTTGATACGCTAATAAAAGAATTTATAAAAATGTCTTCAAAATATGCAAAGGTTGAAGTTTTTTATATATTTAATAAAAATATAGCAAAAGCTCAAACTATTGGAGAAAAAGAGGCTCAACAATCTTATAGTGAAACCTATGAGCCTTTACTTAAAGGTTATAATATTGCCCTTGATGTTCTTGGTAAAAAAGTTGATACTTATGCTTTTTCAGCACTACTTGAAGATAAAAATGAAGTAAACTTTTTTATAGGTGGTGCTTATGGTTTTCAAAGGGATTTTTTGACTAAATGTGATATGACAATCTCTTTGAGTGATTTAACAATGGCTCATAAAGTTGCCAATGTAGTTTTAACTGAACAGATATTTAGAGCCTTAAGTATTCAAAATAATCATCCATATCATAAGTAATTTATAAACATTTTTGTATAATGGAAAAATAATAAAGAGTTCGTATAATAAAAAGGATAGAAAATGGGTTTTAAGAAATATTTTATTTTCTCAATAATTTTAATTGTTGCCATATTTGGTTACGTGTATAGTTTAGACTTAGGTGAATATACTGTTTCAGTATTTGATTATACACTTGCCTTGCCAGTTGCAGCGTGGTTAATAGTTCCAATAACTTTACTTGCATTGGCAACTTATGTACATATTTTATGGTATGGGATACTTAAGTATTTTATACAAAGAGCTATATCAAAAGATTATGAGACAATAATTAAAAGTATAAAATCAAACTTACTTGAAAAAGATGATACTTTTAAATTTAAAACAGTTGAGTTTAAAAACTTATTTTCAATTCTTGCTCAATTAAAATTAGAGGTACAAGCTAATAGATTTTCTTGTATTGATGAGGAATTAAATAAAATTGTTGCAAGTATTCAAGATATAAAAGATGGAAAATTTGTAAGTGATAAAGTAATTAAATTAACTGAAACAACTAAATTAGCTAATTTAAATATGCTAAATAAAGTTAATGAACAAATTGATTTTGCAGTTGATGTTCTTAAAAAACCAGAAAATTTTTCTACTAATGTTATAACACAATCTTTTGAAAATGTATTAGCTGAAAAAAGTATGACAACGATAAAAAAACTTTATAAAAATATTAAATTAGATAAAGAAATGTCTATGAAACTTTTTGAAAAAGATGTTGAAAACAATGAGTTTGGATTTACATCTGAAGAGATATTAAAAATTGTTAAAGATTTAGATTATGATAAAAATGATTATTTAATGCTAGCAAAAAAATATGAAACAATTTTAAAACCAGATCAAATTATTGAACTATTTGAAAAACTATCATCTGAAATAGAAGATGCAATTCCTGCTTATTTACACGTTTTATTTGAATATGAAATGATTGATAAAGCAAGAGATCTTTTAGTAAATTCAAAAAATGATGAATACACTGCTTTTAAAGCTTTATTAGATTTAAAAGAAGCAGGGAAATATTATAACTTAGAAGCGATATCTTACAAATAATGAATAA from Arcobacter venerupis includes these protein-coding regions:
- a CDS encoding 23S rRNA (pseudouridine(1915)-N(3))-methyltransferase RlmH, which produces MKINIYSIIKPSKDEFDTLIKEFIKMSSKYAKVEVFYIFNKNIAKAQTIGEKEAQQSYSETYEPLLKGYNIALDVLGKKVDTYAFSALLEDKNEVNFFIGGAYGFQRDFLTKCDMTISLSDLTMAHKVANVVLTEQIFRALSIQNNHPYHK